The following DNA comes from Anopheles coustani chromosome 2, idAnoCousDA_361_x.2, whole genome shotgun sequence.
catGGGACATATAGCCTATACCTACCGATTTTCTATACGTTACGCTAGGCAATGATATGTTAAACTTCTGTTGTTCACATTGCTTTTAATTAACATTGATTTCACTtcgaaatttatgaaaatcattttcgGCTGCCATTGGCTTCCACttgttcgaaacgaaaacaacaaactgccCAGCTAGCTTGGATGTCAAAATGTTGAAATGCAAAATCCGTGATTCTTTGTCATTGTACTTGGAGCGTTAAATGGAAAACGTTGGTTCAGTTAAATTTTAGCTAAATTCATAACGAATGTAAGTATTACGGCTTAATTCCTCCCGAATTTTATAGAGTGCACAATAATTGGAGTGATATGATATATTTTTAGgatagaaaaatggaaaatataattCGAACCATGAATCAGATGAAAACTGAAATAGCTGCACATCGGGAGCAAGTAGGTGTTAATACGGTGCAGTTGTTTAAGCTGACGAAAGTAAACGTTGATCTACAAGCTCAGTTATCACAGTTGGTAGATAAGGTGAATTTGCCAGCAGAAAGATACCATCCTACAAGCAGTTCTAAACCGCAACGTCCTGATTTTTACCAGTCATTTGTGAGCTGCCTGAATGAAATGGACGAGCTGGAGGCACATCTTTTGGAGCCTGAAAAGTTCAACAAGATGGAAGAGTGGTTGGCTAGCGAAATTGAAACCAATGATAAAAAGCAGCGTATGCACGAAACGTTCTACAAATTGTTTGACAGAAGCTTCCTTCCCGGATGCAGCTGGACTGGAGCAGCTcgtaatggaaataaaattccaTTTATAGTGTATCAGAACATTTTCCAACTGGTAAAAACTGTTGCGGAAAATCGTCAGTGCACACTAACCAACGAAGAAGTAAAGAGctttataaaatgtaaattagcGAACGCTAAAAATGCAGCACAAGCTAAAGGAGTTATAAAAAGCGTGTGTCACAAACGAACTAAAAAACTTTGAATCTCAAGTTAGTTTAGCTAGTTTAGTTGGTTGTGCTATGTTAgattagtttattttcttgtaatGTACTGATCTTTGAACTATTGCGCTATGAATATATGAGTAAGTTTTGTTATGTTTGAttagtttaaatttttcccggttttttgaTCGTTGAACTATGGTGTTATGTACATATGAAACTTCTAGACTTTATGAACATGAATGGTTGAATATGTATTCATGAATTAAGTAAATATTACATCTATCACTTATAGCTATTTACATTTGCTTCTTATTGGAACGTATGTAACAATGGGAACAAAGCGAGAGAGTCGGGTGGGATAATTGGTAGTATTGAAGGTCGTGATAGAAATGGTGATGGAATGAATACTGGTACTAGcttacataaaatatttgaatatggCATTTCCACTGGTCTTGTCTGAACATTTAACATGGTTTTGAAAATGTATAATTCAGTAGATGataaatcatcatcaccggcTAACTTCAATCTGAATAGTTCTTCGCTAACTTCAATCTGGTGTCCATATACAATATAAGAGTTTAGGGAAGTTTTCTTCGCCTTAACAAACTTTacaattgatttttctttggTAAGAAACCATCGGTTTTGAAAACTTGGCCCTAAAAGAAAATCCTCCGTAACGCGAAAACTACCATTCCGTTTTAATTTTGGATACACTGGAGCTATGCGATAGCTGGCTTTTTTTATCCGACCAAGTTCGTAAAGTCTGCCAGCCACCTGTTCCACAATTTTTGTCCCTGATCTTACGCATGATTTCACAAACCTTAAATTGTTCTCAAACACATAGGCAGAAAACTCATCCAGTGttccaaacttttccacctcTTCAGCAACGTGTTGGAGATTATGGATGTTGCTCGTTAAATGACATTGACCATAATGTGCTCCGAAATTATGGACAAAATCATCCAACAACCTTTTTGCCAGTGGCCAATGCCGTTCATGTGCTCGTGACGAAAATATGGTCACAGCgcaaaaataatgaagaaaatgattgAAGACTTCGTTGGTCATGCAGTTTCTAAAAACTACAGGACTTAAATAATGTAAGAATGTACGAAATTCCGTTGCCTTATATAAAGGAATCTCGTTGAGGTGCCGCATCCGGCGAGGTATTTCAACGGGCAGGCGTGTCTTAACCaagaaatttgaaattgactCCTTCTTTCGTGATAAATTTTCCAAGTTGGGGAACTTATGATCTAACAAACCGGTCAACAACTTTTTGGTTGCCCCTTCATCGATGAGGTGAAGACGGTCACCTACAGGGACTCCATCGATCATGTTGAAATCGTGTAGATCTTCCAGAGGTGTCCGCCATTCTTTATGGTGTTCTCTATCGACACGAGATCTGAAACCAGCGTCGGTTCGGGGTGTGGCATTAGTGGTAGCAAAAACTACTTTTGATCCTGGTTTAATAGTCCTGCCAACAGCTGTACATTTTAAGCAACCATGCCTTGCATTAAAATTCATCGTAGCTGAAAATATAgttccatttatttttaaaatgttctaaaaACTATTGTTaatgcatcctaacatacctTTCAATGTGGCCCGCATCGGTGAATCGGCAATAAAAGCACGAAGACGGAAAGGAATCATCTTTTCACCGAATCTAAACCCTCTACGCTGGAGATCATTTATTTCTAACACCAATGGTCTTAGAAATTCATCCAAGTTTCCGGGTTTAGTTCGACCCCCAAAGGTTCCAACAACCATCATTGGATGCTTACCCAATTCAACCACCCTTATCTGAATTGGCCACAGCTGTTGGCGAGAACTTTTAAACAGAGGTAGCCCGTCAATCGATACATCAACCGTAAATTGCGAAACCTCAGGAATGACGTTTCTGAAAGCAAAAACGGCAGGAGGTTTATTATTTGCTATATTAATAAATTTGTATATACTCACTCGAAATAGTTTAGGATGACTTTTTCTATTCCATAATACCATAATCGACCATTTGCGATCTGTTTGATCTGACTACCAACCTTATAGGGTGTTTTCATTAGCGTTCGAGAAGCCTTCGGAACTTTACCGTTGGTATTTTTTCTAATTATCGCCAAGATGGCTCCCACAGCAATACTAGACAGCCGATACGTTACGGCTGCATGTCTCAGTGCATCCGTTAACGATAAATAGTTTACAAAGCTATAAGGACCATCCTCTTCATCTTGGTCATAGTCCTCAGCCGTTATATTTTCCTCTTCTACATCCTCCCACTCATCTTCACTGTTATCAGGGTTAGGATCATTAGAAGCACTCGATATTAACAAGTTTGATGCTTCTTCCGGAGTAACATctacaataaaattaataatagtATATAAAATAGGCAGGAcattcgaaaaattaaaactatagTTTTACTGATCACAACAGCATTCCAATCAATCGATTTCAAGACAAACTTCCTCAAACTCCATTGTTCAACCCTTCATGGTtcacttttttcaatttaacttcCATCCTCGTTCATTGTTTTCGTTATATTTACCTATTCCCAGATCCGGCAAAGTTGGAAAGGCTCCCCCTGCTTGATTAAATGGCTGCATTTGTGATTCAATATCACGGTCTAAAGATTCAAGCATCCGCTTACGCTTACGGCAAAGATTTCCgtcgtgtttcatttttttggaGTCCATAACGTTTTCTGTAATATTTTACTTATAATAAGTCGTTGGAGCTAACGGAAAACCAAACTTACCTGTCCGaatcaaaaactaaacaacaaaTCAATATGGCCGCTTTGTTAGTTTCTACTTTTCCAACTCAACTACTTTGACAACACTCTGTTTGAGGACGCGGAATGAGGAACGGACGTTCATTCGAGTGAAAAGTATGAGTGGGGGGAATGATACATTCGAGAAAAGCAATGTTGTCGTACGATGAGTCCCGTTTCTGGACTAGCGGGGTAAAATACATGGTGGAAACATGGAGAAACGGGTGGAAGCTGAGTGTCGTGAGTGATTTTGTTCAACCGGGTGATGATCAGTGGTATGCTGTATATGACGACTTCAATTATTCCTCGCTGCTATGGAGCTTTGACGGCACCAATATACCGGATAGCATTCAACCGACGCCCGTATATCGGGGTTGTAGTCTATTTCTCGATGCTATGAGTTCGATGGGCTTACCCAACATGGACACGTTACATGTACActttttcttggcgtaacgacctcttggtcatgcctgcccgttaggGGCTTACGACACttatttccctgttgtacgtggatagtcagtcctctcgtacagaggaGGGTTCGGTCtaggttgggattcgaacccacgccgtcgaggtggtgagccccggcgctcatgggacgattttctaaccggcgctaccgctcggctgtcgcggaccccctacaTGCACATATTTTGCGCTTTTCTTTCGTCTCACGATTCTCACGAGTCCAAGAGacatttaaaaatcattcATGGTACTCACTTTCCGTTCCAGCCCTCATCTACATATTCACACATGCGGGAACGTTCATCATTACCAAATCTGGCCCACATTTTAgcgaattttcaaaaaaaaaatgcaccttTGCGATAGCAGGGAATACTAACATGATTTTACTGTTTGCAATGGTTGCTTGCGCTTCAGGTTAACTAAGCATAAGAAAACGAATAGTTGTTGAAAGTGCTTTAAAACATGGAGGTACcttcattttttgttcgtaattgcCCGTAGGTAGCAAAACATTCTTACTTTCTGACAGTGTACAACagtgttgattatttttttcaaagaacAATTTTGGATAATTACGTTGTATGTATACTGCGTACTGGTAAAAATGTGCGCATGAGGCGAATTACGCTGTTTTAAGCCGTCCGGCGTTTACACCGGCTGTTTTAAGCCGTTTTTACCCTTGGTCTTGATGGAATTCCTGCCATGGTTCTCTCAAAGTACGCTAATGTTCTTTCGCAACCACTTCCTAATCTTTTCAAATTGTCGCTACTCAGTTGTTCCTACTCAGTTGTTCCTTTCCAATGGTTGGAAGTTCTCTCGGATGATCAATTTATTATGCGCTACAGCCAAGGTCTTGGAACTTTTACCAGAGTTTACcaaagtatttaatttttatcctCTAGTAACATGATTTTATCGCAAAGAATTCTGTTTCGAAACTATAGACACAATATATCAAATTATTTACGCTgaatttaacacgttaagcgctacgtcggccccgtggagccgacagtgttcttccCCGTAAGCCGGCGCCGGTCTGATCAGACCAACAGAACCTGTTaggtaggccggcgtttctacgaatcgctggcagaacggaaaaCAGTGCAATTTGggcatagcgcttaacgtgttaagttCCCAGCGAACGGCGGACACTGAAAATTGagcagttttttgcctttttctttcggaccccccgatttccgcttaacggggggtcggattacacgcacacaacgttgAGTCAGAGGTGGCACGCACACCAAGCGCGCCAGGCaaaaagagagc
Coding sequences within:
- the LOC131264503 gene encoding uncharacterized protein LOC131264503 → MDSKKMKHDGNLCRKRKRMLESLDRDIESQMQPFNQAGGAFPTLPDLGIDVTPEEASNLLISSASNDPNPDNSEDEWEDVEEENITAEDYDQDEEDGPYSFVNYLSLTDALRHAAVTYRLSSIAVGAILAIIRKNTNGKVPKASRTLMKTPYKVGSQIKQIANGRLWYYGIEKVILNYFE